One Oncorhynchus kisutch isolate 150728-3 linkage group LG13, Okis_V2, whole genome shotgun sequence DNA window includes the following coding sequences:
- the LOC109901516 gene encoding C-type natriuretic peptide 4-like: MNISHLVACGLMIILLSVRTGAKPLTPAQQKSLRSLLGEELSEFLASEERERRMENLRSRVRLLRDLRMETRAKGMWARLLNDQPSARRHKPNTKKGAAARSGCFGHKMDRIGTISGMGC; the protein is encoded by the exons AACATCTCGCATTTGGTGGCTTGTGGACTTATGATCATTCTGCTTTCAGTGAGGACAGGGGCGAAGCCTCTGACACCGGCGCAACAGAAG TCTCTTAGAAGTTTGTTGGGGGAGGAGCTGTCGGAGTTCCTGGCAtctgaagagagagagcggaggatgGAAAACTTGCGCTCCAGGGTACGATTGCTGCGAGACCTGCGCATGGAAACTCGCGCCAAGGGCATGTGGGCGCGCTTGCTGAACGACCAGCCCAGTGCACGGAGACACAAACCTAACACCAAGAAAGGGGCCGCGGCCCGGAGTGGCTGCTTCGGACACAAAATGGACAGGATAGGCACTATTAGCGGCATGGGCTGTTAG